From the Amycolatopsis thermoflava N1165 genome, one window contains:
- a CDS encoding DMT family transporter has product MLTVLLAVLAAVANAAGAVLQRAGARRQQGSDLDVGALKGLVRTPVWVAGVVVMLTGLVLQAAALATGPIVLIQPIMVSELAVTLVLAGLVFRTRLGIRDWVAAVGMAVSVGLLLFALAPGGGDARGVSALEWLLGCAVTITCVGVLFVAGKRDETTHSAAFLGAAAGLWFGFTAVLMAGVTAALTAGGVPGLFKAWQTYAMLVAGPAGFFLLQTALRAGRLVAAQPGLVLANPLVALGWGLLVFGEHVRGGPWIALELVAAGGLAGCTVLLAGSPLLRDEDPAPQPA; this is encoded by the coding sequence GTGCTGACCGTGCTGCTGGCGGTGCTCGCCGCCGTCGCGAATGCCGCGGGTGCCGTCCTGCAGCGGGCCGGGGCGCGGAGGCAGCAGGGCAGCGACCTCGACGTCGGCGCGCTCAAGGGGCTCGTCAGGACCCCGGTGTGGGTCGCGGGGGTCGTCGTCATGCTCACCGGGCTCGTGTTGCAGGCGGCGGCGCTCGCGACCGGGCCGATCGTCCTCATCCAGCCGATCATGGTGTCCGAGCTGGCGGTCACGCTCGTCCTGGCGGGGCTGGTCTTCCGCACCCGCCTCGGGATCCGGGACTGGGTCGCCGCGGTCGGGATGGCCGTCTCCGTCGGGCTGTTGCTGTTCGCGCTCGCCCCCGGCGGTGGGGACGCCCGGGGCGTCTCCGCGCTGGAGTGGCTGCTCGGCTGCGCCGTGACGATCACCTGTGTGGGCGTGCTGTTCGTTGCGGGCAAACGGGACGAGACCACCCACAGCGCGGCGTTCCTCGGCGCCGCGGCGGGGCTGTGGTTCGGGTTCACCGCGGTCCTCATGGCCGGGGTGACCGCGGCGCTCACAGCGGGCGGCGTGCCGGGGTTGTTCAAGGCGTGGCAGACCTACGCGATGCTCGTCGCCGGGCCTGCCGGGTTCTTCCTGCTGCAGACCGCACTCCGGGCCGGGCGGCTCGTCGCCGCCCAGCCCGGGCTCGTCCTGGCCAACCCGCTCGTCGCGCTGGGCTGGGGTCTGCTGGTGTTCGGGGAGCACGTCCGCGGCGGGCCGTGGATCGCGCTGGAACTGGTGGCCGCCGGCGGTCTGGCCGGGTGCACCGTGCTGCTGGCCGGGTCGCCGCTGCTGCGCGACGAGGACCCGGCCCCGCAGCCCGCTTGA
- a CDS encoding PHP domain-containing protein gives MDPAQALRQIAFELERAGAPTYRVRAFRRAAAVVAGLPPDELAERVRLGTLKALPGIGPATAQVVEQACAGEQPDYLAKLLAEAPEPDRSGLRGELKGDCHTHSDWSDGGSPIEEMAEAARALGHEWIALTDHSPRLTVANGLSAERLLRQLDVVAELNEKLAPFRILTGIEVDILEDGSLDQRDDLLERLDVVVASVHSKLRMPSEPMTERMLAAVRNPLVDVLGHCTGRMVMGRGRPQSQFDAERVFEACRESGTAVEINCRPERMDPPDDLLAMAAGIGCVFTIDTDAHAPGQLDWLGNGTVRAEAVGIGPERVLNTLSATQLGG, from the coding sequence GTGGACCCGGCACAGGCTTTGCGGCAGATCGCGTTCGAGCTGGAGCGCGCGGGCGCGCCGACCTACCGGGTGCGGGCGTTCCGGCGCGCGGCGGCCGTGGTGGCGGGGTTGCCGCCGGACGAGCTGGCCGAGCGGGTCCGGCTCGGCACCCTGAAGGCGCTGCCGGGCATCGGTCCGGCGACCGCGCAGGTGGTGGAGCAGGCGTGCGCCGGCGAGCAGCCGGACTACCTGGCGAAACTGCTCGCGGAGGCCCCGGAGCCGGACCGGTCGGGGCTGCGGGGTGAGTTGAAGGGCGACTGCCACACCCATTCGGACTGGTCGGACGGCGGCAGCCCGATCGAGGAGATGGCCGAGGCAGCGCGGGCGCTGGGGCACGAGTGGATCGCGCTGACGGATCACTCGCCGCGGCTGACGGTGGCGAACGGGCTGTCGGCCGAGCGGCTGCTGCGGCAGCTCGACGTGGTGGCGGAGCTGAACGAGAAGCTCGCGCCGTTCCGGATCCTGACGGGCATCGAGGTCGACATCCTCGAGGACGGTTCGCTCGACCAGCGCGACGACCTGCTGGAGCGGCTGGACGTGGTGGTGGCGAGCGTGCACTCGAAGCTGCGGATGCCGTCGGAGCCGATGACCGAGCGGATGCTGGCGGCGGTGCGGAACCCGCTGGTCGACGTCTTGGGGCACTGCACGGGGCGGATGGTGATGGGCCGCGGACGCCCCCAGTCGCAGTTCGACGCCGAGCGGGTGTTCGAGGCCTGTCGTGAGAGTGGGACCGCGGTGGAGATCAACTGCCGCCCGGAACGCATGGACCCGCCCGACGACCTGCTCGCGATGGCCGCCGGGATCGGCTGCGTGTTCACCATCGACACGGACGCCCACGCGCCGGGGCAGCTGGACTGGCTCGGAAACGGGACGGTGCGCGCGGAGGCCGTGGGCATCGGGCCGGAGCGCGTGCTGAACACACTGAGCGCCACACAACTGGGCGGCTGA
- a CDS encoding DinB family protein translates to MPTERPGIPTVGGERELLRAHLDYHRATLAWRCDGLSDADLRKQSMPPSTLSLLGLVRHMAEVERAWFRRTINGEAELPLVWSDEGDFQVAYDARESTRSEAFAAWQAEVEHARRIEAAAESLDLVVHSPRWGADVSLRAVMLHMIHEYARHNGHADFLREGVDGVTGA, encoded by the coding sequence ATGCCCACCGAACGTCCCGGGATCCCGACCGTCGGCGGTGAGCGCGAACTGTTGCGCGCCCACCTCGACTACCACCGCGCCACGCTGGCCTGGAGGTGCGACGGACTGTCCGATGCGGACCTGCGCAAGCAGTCCATGCCGCCGTCGACGCTGTCGCTGCTCGGGCTGGTGCGGCACATGGCCGAGGTGGAGCGCGCGTGGTTCCGGCGGACGATCAACGGGGAGGCGGAGCTGCCGCTGGTGTGGTCGGACGAGGGCGATTTCCAGGTGGCCTACGACGCGCGGGAGTCCACGCGGTCGGAGGCGTTCGCGGCGTGGCAGGCCGAGGTCGAGCACGCCCGGCGCATCGAGGCGGCGGCCGAGTCGCTCGACCTCGTCGTGCACTCGCCGCGCTGGGGCGCCGACGTGTCGCTGCGCGCGGTGATGCTGCACATGATCCACGAGTACGCCCGGCACAACGGGCACGCCGACTTCCTGCGCGAGGGCGTCGACGGGGTCACCGGCGCCTGA
- a CDS encoding GAF domain-containing protein, which yields MVDQRAVLPPRLAASWQRSRQYGVSPETVRPAFTGTVDHDSLFFECGQEVLSGLHTTLANEPVSLMLTDSDGLVLSRLCDDSTILRSLDRVHLAPGFSYAERDAGTNGLGLALADRAPSLVSAEEHYCTGLWGYTCAAAPVLEPGTNRLIGSVNLTTWSRSSKELLLALAQAAAGNTAALMLARSHGHLAPPSPRGEVFHVYSDRLPDVAANLSGAWSDALAEARTAMEHGRVVCVTGEPGSGKAALASMARRSVRPRERVLNARPPAPQDAASWLALWTPEVGKADTCVILSGADALPAYAAEELAALFASARGGFVLTAADHAGVPDALRALVDTVVEVPALRYRPDDVLPLAGHFARESRGRPVTFTPAASRALTAYPWPGNVRQLRQVVREAVSRADVVDTRHLPPEVFTSPGRRLTRMEAVERDEIVRCLTKPGTTAAQVASMLGMSRATVYRKIAQYGIKVPRR from the coding sequence ATGGTGGATCAGCGGGCGGTCCTGCCGCCCCGGCTGGCCGCGTCCTGGCAGCGCAGCAGGCAGTACGGGGTGTCACCGGAGACGGTGCGGCCGGCGTTCACCGGCACCGTCGACCACGATTCGCTGTTCTTCGAGTGCGGCCAGGAGGTGCTCTCCGGCCTGCACACGACCCTGGCCAACGAACCGGTCAGCCTGATGCTGACCGACAGTGACGGCCTGGTGCTGAGCCGGCTGTGCGACGACAGCACCATCCTCCGTTCGCTGGACCGGGTCCACCTGGCACCGGGCTTCTCCTACGCGGAGCGCGACGCCGGCACCAACGGGCTCGGCCTCGCGCTGGCCGACCGCGCCCCGTCACTGGTGTCCGCCGAGGAGCACTACTGCACGGGCCTGTGGGGCTACACCTGCGCCGCCGCGCCGGTGCTGGAGCCGGGCACGAACCGGTTGATCGGCAGCGTCAACCTCACCACATGGTCGAGGTCGTCGAAGGAACTGCTGCTGGCGCTGGCCCAGGCCGCGGCGGGCAACACGGCCGCGCTGATGCTCGCCCGGTCGCACGGCCACCTCGCGCCGCCCAGTCCGCGTGGCGAGGTCTTCCACGTCTACTCCGACCGGCTGCCCGACGTCGCGGCGAACCTGTCCGGCGCCTGGTCCGACGCGCTCGCCGAAGCCCGCACGGCCATGGAGCACGGCCGTGTGGTGTGCGTGACCGGCGAGCCGGGCAGCGGGAAGGCCGCGCTGGCGTCGATGGCCCGCCGGTCGGTGCGCCCGCGGGAACGCGTCCTCAACGCCCGGCCGCCCGCGCCGCAGGACGCGGCGTCGTGGCTCGCGCTGTGGACGCCGGAGGTGGGCAAGGCCGACACGTGCGTGATCCTCTCCGGCGCCGACGCGCTGCCCGCCTACGCCGCGGAGGAGCTGGCCGCGCTGTTCGCCTCGGCGCGCGGAGGGTTCGTGTTGACGGCCGCCGACCACGCGGGCGTGCCGGACGCGCTGCGGGCCCTGGTCGACACTGTCGTCGAGGTGCCGGCGCTGCGGTACCGGCCGGACGACGTCCTCCCGCTGGCCGGGCACTTCGCGCGGGAGAGCCGCGGCCGCCCGGTCACCTTCACGCCGGCCGCCTCGCGGGCGCTGACGGCCTACCCGTGGCCGGGCAACGTCCGCCAGCTGCGGCAGGTGGTGCGCGAGGCCGTGTCGCGGGCTGATGTCGTCGACACCCGGCACCTGCCGCCGGAGGTGTTCACCAGCCCCGGCCGCCGCCTGACGCGGATGGAGGCCGTGGAGCGCGACGAAATCGTGCGCTGCCTGACCAAACCGGGCACGACGGCCGCGCAGGTGGCGTCGATGCTGGGCATGAGCCGCGCCACGGTGTACCGCAAGATCGCGCAGTACGGGATCAAGGTGCCGCGCCGGTAG